The following proteins come from a genomic window of Populus alba chromosome 12, ASM523922v2, whole genome shotgun sequence:
- the LOC118060503 gene encoding uncharacterized protein, with product MASSFRILSVLAIALAICVQGTLGEIACEHLDQDTCAYAISSAGKRCVLEKRVKRTGEEAYTCRTSEIEADRLRNWIETDQCIKACGLDRKSLGISTDSLLESRFAQQLCSPQCYDSCPNVIDLYFNLAAAEGVFLPKLCEAQEGNARRGLMADIKSSGFVAPGPVKYTVAPAPVEPVKYTVTPAMSPYYN from the exons ATGGCTTCTAGCTTCAGAATTCTGTCAGTCCTGGCTATTGCCCTTGCCATCTGTGTGCAAGGTACTCTAG GAGAAATAGCATGTGAGCATCTTGACCAAGACACATGTGCCTATGCAATCTCATCGGCCGGCAAGCGTTGCGTGCTCGAGAAACGCGTGAAAAGGACCGGAGAAGAAGCATACACCTGCCGCACATCCGAAATTGAGGCTGATAGATTAAGGAACTGGATTGAGACAGACCAATGCATCAAAGCATGTGGACTTGACAGAAAATCACTTGGAATCTCAACAGATTCTCTCCTCGAGTCTCGCTTTGCACAACAACTTTGCTCTCCTCAGTGCTACGATAGCTGCCCTAACGTTATCGATCTTTACTTCAACCTTGCTGCTGCTGAAG GAGTGTTTCTCCCCAAATTATGCGAGGCACAAGAAGGAAACGCAAGAAGAGGATTGATGGCTGATATCAAAAGTTCTGGTTTTGTTGCACCAGGACCAGTGAAGTACACAGTTGCCCCAGCACCAGTTGAACCAGTAAAATACACAGTTACCCCAGCAATGTCACCTTATTATAATTAA